A region of Carnobacterium gallinarum DSM 4847 DNA encodes the following proteins:
- the mraZ gene encoding division/cell wall cluster transcriptional repressor MraZ: MLMGEFKHNIDAKGRLIMPSKFRDELGEKFIITRGMDGCLFGYPMAEWSTLEEKLKQLPLAKKDARAFTRFFYSAATECELDKQGRINIPQTLREHADLDKVCHVIGVSDRIEIWSQDRWNQFSEEAEQSFDEIAENMIDFGF; this comes from the coding sequence ATGTTAATGGGCGAATTTAAACACAATATTGATGCTAAAGGTCGCTTAATTATGCCTTCAAAATTTCGGGATGAATTAGGTGAAAAATTCATTATTACGAGAGGGATGGATGGTTGCTTATTTGGTTATCCAATGGCTGAATGGTCTACACTTGAAGAAAAATTAAAACAACTCCCCTTAGCTAAGAAAGATGCACGTGCTTTTACTCGTTTTTTTTACTCAGCAGCAACAGAGTGCGAGTTAGATAAACAAGGAAGAATTAATATTCCTCAGACACTACGAGAACATGCGGATTTAGATAAAGTTTGTCATGTAATTGGTGTTTCTGATCGAATTGAAATATGGAGCCAAGATAGATGGAATCAGTTCTCTGAAGAAGCCGAACAAAGTTTTGATGAAATTGCTGAAAACATGATTGATTTTGGATTTTAA